From Longimicrobiaceae bacterium, a single genomic window includes:
- the ruvB gene encoding Holliday junction branch migration DNA helicase RuvB yields the protein MSNPQRSEITTPQAIAEEESTELSLRPQRLAEFIGQPKVKESLKIAVDAAVSRREPLDHVLLFGPPGLGKTTLAMLLAREMGVNIKITAGPVLEKPSDLVRELTSLREGDVLFIDEIHRMRPNIEEFLYPAMEDCRIDVRLSDGPHAQMISMPVERFTLIGATTRYGLLTPPMRARFGIIQRLHYYPVDQLAFIVARTSEVLGVKCTTEGAEEIAKRSRGTPRVANRLMRRVRDYAEVRANGVIDAQVADAALQMLDVDEYGLDEMDARILRSLIEQFDGGPVGLNTLAVAIGEDPGTLEEVYEPFLIQNGFLMRTPRGRVATALAYRRFGYAPPISGEQPGEKGPQASLFEA from the coding sequence ATGTCCAATCCCCAGCGGTCCGAGATCACCACTCCCCAGGCCATCGCCGAGGAGGAGAGCACCGAGCTGAGCCTGCGCCCGCAGCGGCTCGCGGAGTTCATCGGCCAGCCCAAGGTCAAGGAGTCCCTGAAGATCGCCGTGGACGCGGCGGTCAGCCGGCGGGAGCCCCTGGACCACGTGCTCCTCTTCGGCCCTCCCGGGCTGGGGAAGACCACGCTCGCCATGCTCCTGGCGCGGGAGATGGGGGTGAACATCAAGATCACCGCCGGCCCGGTGCTGGAGAAGCCGAGCGACCTGGTGCGGGAGCTGACCTCCCTGCGCGAGGGCGACGTCCTCTTCATCGACGAGATCCACCGGATGCGCCCCAACATCGAGGAGTTCCTGTATCCGGCGATGGAGGACTGCCGCATCGACGTGCGCCTTTCCGACGGGCCGCACGCGCAGATGATCTCAATGCCGGTGGAGCGCTTCACGCTGATCGGCGCCACCACCCGCTACGGCCTGCTCACCCCGCCCATGCGGGCGCGCTTCGGGATCATCCAGCGCCTGCACTACTACCCCGTCGACCAGCTCGCCTTCATCGTGGCCCGCACCTCCGAGGTGCTGGGGGTGAAGTGCACGACAGAGGGCGCGGAGGAGATCGCCAAGCGCTCGCGCGGCACCCCCCGCGTGGCGAACCGGCTCATGCGCCGCGTCCGCGACTACGCCGAGGTGCGCGCCAACGGCGTGATCGACGCCCAGGTGGCCGACGCCGCGCTGCAGATGCTGGACGTGGACGAGTACGGGCTGGACGAGATGGACGCCCGCATCCTCCGCTCGCTGATCGAGCAGTTCGATGGCGGGCCCGTGGGGCTCAACACGCTGGCGGTCGCCATCGGCGAGGACCCGGGAACCCTGGAGGAGGTGTACGAGCCCTTCCTGATCCAGAACGGCTTCCTGATGCGCACTCCCCGCGGGCGCGTCGCCACGGCGCTGGCGTACCGCCGCTTCGGCTACGCCCCGCCGATCTCGGGGGAGCAGCCCGGCGAGAAGGGCCCGCAGGCCAGCCTGTTCGAGGCGTGA